One region of Collinsella aerofaciens ATCC 25986 genomic DNA includes:
- a CDS encoding diacylglycerol/lipid kinase family protein gives MRCLIIHNPASGPSSDEIFAFTHALAQGGDEVVMRFIGDGMEPEDAVADVREFDRVVVSGGDGTVSNVLDQMRGCGVPTLVFPSGTACLFFNNIGNAPEAAALAKACRAGRTVKVDMGELFWLDENGNEKRHGFIIIAGSGFDAEIMMKAAPTKNDIGEIAYFLSALATPNPTVAHFTIEHDGIVEELDGICCMAGNTSVIQNDINLFPDCRMNDGMVDIAVIEPVRTVQLLPTVITAALDPAGKVLGRPQFKIIQTKEAKITCTPSLGMQFDGEIISSNSGVFGARALPQCLDLIVDEFSPLGK, from the coding sequence ATGCGCTGCCTTATCATCCACAACCCGGCATCGGGCCCCAGCTCAGATGAAATCTTCGCATTCACGCACGCCCTTGCACAGGGCGGCGACGAGGTCGTGATGCGCTTTATCGGCGATGGCATGGAACCCGAGGACGCCGTGGCAGACGTGCGCGAGTTTGACCGCGTGGTCGTTTCGGGCGGCGACGGCACTGTCTCCAACGTGCTCGACCAGATGCGCGGATGCGGTGTCCCCACGCTCGTCTTCCCCTCCGGTACGGCCTGCCTGTTCTTCAACAACATCGGCAATGCCCCCGAGGCGGCGGCGCTCGCCAAGGCCTGCCGTGCCGGTCGCACGGTCAAAGTCGACATGGGCGAGCTCTTTTGGCTCGACGAGAACGGCAACGAGAAGCGCCACGGCTTCATCATCATCGCCGGCTCGGGCTTCGACGCCGAGATCATGATGAAGGCCGCCCCCACCAAAAACGACATCGGCGAGATCGCCTACTTCCTCTCTGCGCTCGCCACGCCCAACCCTACGGTAGCGCACTTTACGATTGAGCATGACGGCATTGTCGAGGAGCTCGACGGCATCTGCTGCATGGCCGGCAACACCTCGGTCATCCAAAACGACATCAACCTGTTCCCCGACTGCCGCATGAACGATGGCATGGTCGACATTGCGGTCATCGAACCCGTGCGCACCGTGCAGCTGCTGCCTACCGTGATCACCGCTGCGCTTGACCCCGCCGGCAAGGTACTCGGGCGCCCGCAGTTCAAGATCATCCAGACCAAGGAAGCCAAGATCACCTGCACCCCGTCGCTGGGCATGCAGTTCGATGGCGAGATCATCTCCAGCAACTCGGGCGTCTTTGGTGCCCGCGCACTTCCGCAATGCCTCGACCTCATCGTCGACGAATTCTCACCGCTCGGAAAATAG
- the rnd gene encoding ribonuclease D — translation MYISTHQALLDFCQRAREFDAIAVDTEFLRERTFHPRLCLVQIATPAESVAVDPLVIDDLSPLAELMADESVTKVFHACSQDMEVMLHTVGVLPRPIFDTQVAAAFLGERQQISYGALVQTFCGVSLPKTESLTDWSRRPLTDKQIEYAIDDVKYLIVAYTEMMSRLRELGRVDWVLDELRPLADESHYRADRHEAFRKVKRINSCSRHQLGIARELAAWREDRAERRNIPRKWVMSDDTLLALVKRNPVRVEEFRSIRGTDQLGERDVDGALMAIKRGASCPHDRLPLMVRGHRQISPELESVTDLMYALIRLVAERSGVATSVIASRDDLADYIEHPEQSPLREGWRFELVGSRLDDLLSGNMGLTVKDGKIELL, via the coding sequence ATGTACATTTCCACACATCAGGCTCTACTCGACTTTTGCCAGCGCGCCCGTGAGTTCGACGCGATTGCCGTCGATACCGAGTTTTTGCGCGAGCGCACGTTCCATCCGCGTCTATGTTTGGTTCAGATTGCCACCCCTGCTGAGAGCGTCGCGGTCGATCCCCTGGTAATCGACGACCTATCGCCGCTGGCCGAGCTTATGGCCGACGAGAGCGTGACCAAGGTCTTCCACGCGTGCTCGCAGGATATGGAGGTCATGCTCCATACCGTGGGCGTGCTGCCACGACCGATTTTTGACACGCAGGTGGCCGCCGCCTTTTTGGGCGAGCGCCAGCAGATTTCGTATGGCGCGCTTGTTCAGACGTTCTGCGGTGTATCGCTGCCCAAGACCGAGTCGCTGACTGACTGGTCGCGCCGCCCGCTGACCGATAAGCAGATTGAGTATGCGATCGACGACGTCAAGTACCTGATCGTCGCCTATACCGAGATGATGAGCCGTCTGCGCGAGCTGGGCCGTGTGGACTGGGTGCTCGACGAGTTGCGCCCGCTGGCTGACGAGTCGCACTATCGCGCCGATCGCCACGAGGCGTTCCGCAAGGTCAAACGCATCAATTCGTGTAGCCGTCACCAGTTGGGCATCGCGCGCGAGCTCGCCGCTTGGCGCGAGGATCGCGCCGAGCGCCGTAACATCCCGCGCAAGTGGGTCATGTCCGACGACACGCTGCTTGCGCTCGTTAAGCGCAATCCCGTGCGCGTTGAGGAGTTCCGTAGCATTCGCGGTACCGATCAGTTGGGGGAGCGCGACGTGGACGGTGCGCTCATGGCCATCAAGCGCGGCGCGAGCTGCCCGCACGATCGCCTGCCGCTCATGGTGCGCGGGCACCGTCAGATTTCGCCGGAGTTGGAGAGCGTGACGGACCTGATGTATGCGCTCATTCGCCTAGTTGCCGAGCGCTCGGGCGTGGCGACCTCGGTCATTGCCTCGCGCGATGACCTGGCCGACTACATTGAGCATCCCGAGCAGAGCCCCCTGCGCGAAGGCTGGCGCTTTGAGCTCGTGGGTTCGCGTCTAGACGATCTGCTTTCCGGCAATATGGGACTCACCGTGAAGGACGGCAAAATCGAATTGCTGTAG
- a CDS encoding zinc metallopeptidase has translation MPYYYGYGFGIDPLYLLVVLVCTVLGLAAQNYINSTYKTWSKVRSDGDTGATVARRMLDANGCSAVGIKGVAGELTDHYNPQDNNLYLSDANRSGGSVASVAVACHEAGHAAQRQSGYAMMKVRTALVPVVNFTQNTWTIVLLLGLFMNIAGLTTLALIFFSFSVLFQLVTLPVEIDASRRAVAYIEQSGMSSKQVNGAKKVLTAAALTYVAAALTSIIQLLYLMARYNRNSNR, from the coding sequence ATGCCTTATTACTATGGATACGGCTTTGGCATCGACCCGCTGTACCTGCTGGTTGTTCTTGTCTGCACGGTGCTTGGCCTTGCCGCACAGAACTATATCAACTCGACGTACAAAACCTGGTCCAAGGTTCGCTCGGACGGCGATACGGGTGCCACAGTCGCTCGCCGCATGCTCGATGCCAACGGTTGTAGCGCCGTGGGTATCAAGGGTGTCGCTGGCGAGCTCACCGACCATTACAACCCGCAGGACAACAACCTGTATCTGTCGGATGCCAACCGTTCGGGCGGTTCGGTCGCAAGCGTTGCCGTCGCCTGCCACGAGGCGGGCCATGCCGCCCAGCGTCAAAGCGGCTATGCCATGATGAAAGTGCGTACCGCCCTCGTGCCGGTCGTCAACTTTACCCAGAACACCTGGACCATCGTGTTACTCTTGGGCCTGTTTATGAACATTGCCGGGCTCACGACCCTCGCGTTGATCTTCTTCTCGTTTAGTGTGCTGTTCCAACTCGTTACGTTGCCTGTCGAGATTGACGCCAGCCGACGTGCTGTGGCGTACATCGAGCAGTCGGGCATGAGCTCCAAGCAGGTCAACGGCGCCAAGAAGGTACTGACGGCAGCCGCGCTTACCTATGTGGCCGCAGCGCTCACTTCGATTATTCAGCTGCTCTACCTTATGGCTCGCTACAACAGAAACTCCAACCGATAA
- the xseA gene encoding exodeoxyribonuclease VII large subunit, translating into MAGWNLTGNAVSAEFDGSDDQERKELSVSQAVEIAAGALDAIPQLSVLGEVTGFRGPNARSGHCYFQIKDDSAAVDCIIWKGAYLKRTFDLRDGMQVSFKGSFNLYKATGRMSFVARSFSLAGEGLLRQQVAQLAEKLRREGLMDEARKRRIPVFCSRVAVVTSLSGAVIDDVKRTLRRRNPLVELVCVGAKVQGEGAPAELIEGLHRAAAITPAPDCILLVRGGGSFEDLMTFNDEELARAVAACPVPVVTGIGHEPDTSICDMVSDRRASTPTAAAESVAPAMTELADVLETRHQRLGAAMASMIGSDQVDLEMLDQRGRRAWDTYTARLGDALDAAACRPCLNDPTFMVERRESELALTADRLSGAITRSVGAFRSNFERLPERLVASTSGLDGKRHALTLASSRLEHQGRTMLSKPASDLGRAAASLDALSPLKVLARGYSIAYSDDGVATSAKTFKPGDAIRVRMADGNVAATVDTVE; encoded by the coding sequence GTGGCAGGCTGGAACCTAACCGGCAATGCTGTTTCCGCCGAGTTTGACGGCTCGGACGATCAGGAGCGCAAGGAGCTCAGCGTGAGCCAGGCGGTGGAGATCGCCGCCGGTGCGCTCGATGCCATTCCGCAGCTGAGCGTTCTGGGCGAGGTCACAGGTTTTCGTGGTCCTAACGCCCGAAGCGGTCACTGCTATTTCCAGATCAAGGACGATTCGGCCGCCGTTGACTGCATCATTTGGAAGGGCGCCTATCTCAAGCGCACGTTCGATCTGCGCGACGGCATGCAGGTGAGCTTTAAGGGCAGCTTCAATCTCTATAAGGCCACGGGCCGCATGAGCTTTGTCGCTCGCTCGTTTTCGCTGGCGGGGGAGGGTTTGCTGCGTCAACAAGTGGCGCAACTGGCCGAAAAGCTACGCCGCGAGGGCCTGATGGACGAAGCGCGCAAGCGCCGCATCCCGGTGTTCTGCTCCCGCGTGGCGGTCGTCACCTCGCTTTCGGGCGCCGTAATCGACGACGTCAAGCGCACGTTGCGTCGTCGCAACCCTCTCGTCGAGCTCGTCTGCGTGGGCGCCAAGGTCCAGGGCGAGGGCGCACCGGCAGAGCTAATCGAGGGGCTGCACCGTGCCGCCGCCATTACGCCGGCGCCGGATTGCATTTTGCTGGTGCGCGGCGGCGGCTCCTTTGAGGACCTCATGACCTTCAACGACGAGGAGCTTGCCCGCGCGGTGGCGGCTTGTCCTGTGCCCGTGGTGACCGGCATTGGCCATGAGCCCGATACCTCGATTTGCGATATGGTGAGCGACCGTCGCGCCTCCACGCCAACGGCAGCGGCGGAATCGGTGGCACCGGCTATGACGGAGTTGGCCGACGTGCTCGAGACGCGCCATCAGCGTCTGGGCGCCGCGATGGCTTCGATGATCGGGTCGGATCAGGTCGATCTGGAAATGCTCGACCAGCGCGGTCGTCGTGCCTGGGACACCTATACGGCTCGTCTGGGCGACGCGCTCGATGCGGCCGCGTGCCGCCCGTGCCTCAACGACCCCACATTTATGGTCGAGCGCCGCGAGTCTGAGCTTGCCCTGACGGCCGATCGTCTGTCCGGCGCCATAACGCGTTCGGTTGGGGCCTTCCGCTCCAACTTCGAGCGTCTGCCCGAGCGCTTGGTCGCAAGCACTTCAGGGCTCGATGGTAAACGCCATGCGCTCACGCTTGCGAGTTCCCGCCTGGAGCATCAGGGGCGCACGATGCTCAGCAAACCTGCGTCCGATCTGGGCCGAGCTGCCGCGTCGCTCGATGCCCTGTCGCCGCTCAAGGTGCTTGCCCGTGGCTATTCCATCGCGTACAGCGATGATGGGGTGGCTACGAGTGCCAAGACCTTTAAGCCCGGCGACGCCATTCGCGTGCGCATGGCAGACGGCAACGTGGCGGCAACGGTCGATACAGTCGAGTAG
- the xseB gene encoding exodeoxyribonuclease VII small subunit: MAEKTPVEQLTYKQASQELELIIRSLESGDMELEESLESYTRGVELLKSLRTRLSDAEQKVSVLLKDVDGNDVLADGEAANTDDNLSF; encoded by the coding sequence ATGGCAGAGAAGACCCCGGTCGAGCAGCTTACGTACAAGCAGGCCTCGCAGGAACTGGAGCTCATCATCCGCAGCTTGGAGTCGGGCGATATGGAGCTCGAGGAGTCGCTCGAGAGCTATACCCGCGGCGTTGAGCTTCTAAAAAGCCTGCGCACCCGCCTGTCCGATGCCGAGCAGAAGGTCTCGGTGCTCCTTAAGGATGTCGACGGCAACGACGTGCTCGCCGACGGCGAGGCCGCCAACACCGACGACAACCTCTCGTTCTAA
- a CDS encoding histidine triad nucleotide-binding protein yields MCDCIFCKIANHEIPSTVVYEDDQVIAFDDLNPQAPVHTLVIPKKHYSDIADNVPAETMGAMAHAIQEVAKAKGLEDGFRVISNKGVNAGQTVMHFHMHILGGKNLGENLI; encoded by the coding sequence ATGTGTGATTGCATCTTCTGCAAAATTGCCAACCACGAGATCCCCTCGACCGTTGTCTATGAGGACGATCAGGTCATCGCGTTCGACGACCTCAACCCCCAGGCGCCGGTCCACACGCTCGTGATCCCCAAGAAGCACTACAGCGACATCGCCGACAACGTGCCTGCCGAGACCATGGGCGCCATGGCTCACGCCATCCAGGAGGTCGCCAAGGCCAAGGGCCTAGAGGACGGTTTCCGCGTCATTTCCAACAAGGGCGTCAATGCCGGTCAGACCGTCATGCACTTCCACATGCACATCCTCGGCGGCAAGAACCTGGGCGAGAACCTCATCTGA
- a CDS encoding LysR family transcriptional regulator produces the protein MQLSQLEYLQAVANHGGVRKAARAVHVSPQAVSSAIKKLESEYQIVLLDRSAGEAVLSPAGREFARRARVILAQVDDLKKYAQSRDDGVSPDGHFRLYAPCLHGRGRLFAENWYDSFESSHPQIHLDVWHQPTATCFESLVLGISDAAISFEEPRDSVLSSKYLGEKELKVLSCPAGHQSVDAMTIRELLGGRLAVPINLSPCLNAINQCPEAQLVNFRFRDVEYGNRAQAEFLQAGGLILGFSGSSLASDGSEVSEYSIEGSHDVALPIYFCYRQNAWTDRHQTVFLHLLRHLAS, from the coding sequence ATGCAGCTTTCTCAACTCGAATACCTTCAAGCGGTAGCGAACCATGGCGGCGTGCGCAAAGCAGCTCGCGCGGTTCATGTGAGTCCGCAGGCCGTTTCGTCGGCAATCAAAAAGTTGGAATCTGAGTATCAGATTGTTTTGCTCGACCGATCGGCGGGGGAGGCTGTTTTGTCTCCGGCGGGCAGAGAATTTGCGCGTCGTGCACGCGTGATCCTGGCACAAGTCGACGATCTCAAAAAGTACGCCCAATCGAGGGACGACGGCGTTTCGCCCGACGGCCACTTCCGTCTTTACGCCCCCTGCCTTCATGGGCGGGGGCGTCTTTTTGCCGAAAACTGGTATGACTCGTTTGAAAGCTCGCACCCTCAGATTCACCTTGATGTTTGGCATCAGCCAACGGCCACATGCTTTGAATCACTTGTGCTTGGCATTTCGGATGCGGCCATCTCATTTGAGGAACCAAGGGATAGTGTCCTTTCTTCGAAATACTTGGGTGAAAAGGAGCTCAAGGTTCTTTCATGCCCAGCTGGTCATCAATCTGTTGACGCTATGACCATTCGTGAGTTACTGGGCGGCAGGCTCGCTGTTCCCATTAATTTGTCACCCTGTCTCAATGCAATCAATCAATGCCCTGAAGCCCAGCTCGTCAATTTTCGCTTCCGCGACGTCGAATACGGAAACAGAGCGCAGGCTGAGTTTCTTCAAGCCGGGGGATTGATATTGGGTTTTTCTGGCTCTTCTCTCGCATCAGATGGGTCGGAAGTGAGCGAGTACTCTATTGAAGGTTCGCATGACGTAGCCTTGCCCATCTACTTTTGCTATCGACAAAATGCCTGGACCGATCGACACCAGACGGTATTTCTTCACCTATTGCGTCATCTTGCTTCGTGA
- a CDS encoding IS256 family transposase, producing the protein MSANIVSVDEESLRNDIKNLVRKTVEETLNALLDEEASELVGAERYERTAGREAYRSGHYTRRLVTGAGEVELSVPKLRGATFQTAVIERYRRRETSVEEAIVEMYLAGVSTRRIEDVSELLWGAPVSSGTVSNLNERAFASIETWRQRPLEGGYPYVFVDGIYLKRSWGGSYENVAVLVAIGVNSAGDREVIGCSEGYTESAESWREFFSWLKGRGLSGVRLVTGDKCAGMLGALEEVFPGARYQRCTVHFYRNVLGRVPVTRRKAAARMLKAIHAQESREACARKAEEVAEELESMRLGAAARTVRDGFAETLAYTEFPPEHWRRIRTNNGIERINREIRRRTRVVGTFPDGNSALMLVTARLKYIVEHEWGKRRYLDMSKLEEMDELRGKAEG; encoded by the coding sequence GTGTCTGCGAACATCGTATCAGTCGACGAGGAGTCGCTGCGCAACGACATAAAGAATCTGGTGAGGAAGACCGTCGAGGAGACGCTCAACGCACTGCTCGACGAGGAGGCGTCCGAGCTCGTCGGGGCCGAGCGCTACGAGAGGACGGCGGGCCGGGAGGCCTACCGCAGCGGCCACTACACGAGGAGGCTCGTCACGGGCGCCGGGGAAGTCGAGCTCAGCGTGCCGAAGCTCCGCGGGGCGACCTTCCAGACGGCCGTCATCGAGCGCTACCGCAGGCGCGAGACCTCGGTCGAGGAGGCCATCGTCGAGATGTACCTGGCGGGCGTCTCCACCAGGAGGATCGAGGACGTCTCCGAGCTCCTGTGGGGAGCGCCGGTGTCCTCCGGCACCGTCTCCAACCTCAACGAGAGGGCCTTCGCGTCCATCGAGACATGGCGGCAGAGGCCGCTCGAGGGCGGCTACCCCTACGTCTTCGTCGACGGTATCTACCTCAAGCGCAGCTGGGGAGGGTCCTACGAGAACGTGGCCGTGCTGGTCGCCATCGGCGTCAACTCCGCCGGCGACCGGGAGGTCATCGGCTGCTCCGAGGGGTACACCGAGTCCGCGGAGTCCTGGCGCGAATTCTTCTCCTGGCTCAAGGGACGCGGGCTCTCCGGCGTACGGCTCGTCACCGGCGACAAGTGCGCGGGGATGCTCGGTGCGCTCGAGGAGGTGTTCCCCGGGGCCCGCTACCAGCGCTGCACGGTGCATTTCTACCGCAACGTGCTGGGAAGGGTTCCCGTGACCAGGCGGAAGGCCGCGGCGCGCATGCTGAAGGCGATCCACGCGCAGGAATCGCGCGAGGCATGCGCCAGAAAAGCCGAGGAGGTGGCGGAGGAGCTGGAATCGATGAGGCTCGGGGCGGCCGCGAGGACGGTGCGCGACGGGTTCGCCGAGACGCTTGCCTACACGGAATTCCCACCGGAGCACTGGCGCCGGATCAGGACGAACAACGGGATCGAGCGCATCAACCGCGAGATCAGGAGGAGGACGAGGGTCGTCGGGACCTTCCCAGACGGCAATTCGGCTCTGATGTTGGTGACGGCGAGGCTGAAGTACATAGTGGAGCACGAGTGGGGCAAGAGGAGGTACTTGGACATGTCGAAGCTGGAGGAGATGGACGAGCTGAGGGGAAAGGCGGAGGGCTAG
- a CDS encoding MFS transporter: MKNRTVLLYMTFVFLSNFSTILYFLTVYLEFVGFSMVAISSMMIAYQVSKFILEVPTGYIADRFGRKTSGLVGVVGMLGYYAALLLVRSPLLLIGAFALKGFAAACMSGSMEAIYIDSVSLDQLVRLNVVERFVFYASYALSACVGGFISSAGAYLIGLLADIIAMVLTLVVVVCIPEMRRGDTTATPKRGISPKMIGAAIARNGILRSAFIMDCSQAFAFVALEDFFSLLLAGRGMNAVASGVIIAVQLLASASMGLIVPSVIAHVDKGRFARICGIVRLSLAALFLIPFTPVYLLPVFYVLQTVAYSLFAPIKYSIFQNAVDSSMRCSLISVQSQMVAVGAILFYLFNAALSSIAGIRVVLLVALGISSLVYIPALFRLTSQRP, translated from the coding sequence ATGAAAAACCGTACGGTTTTGCTTTATATGACGTTTGTTTTTCTGTCGAACTTCAGCACCATTTTGTATTTTCTGACGGTTTACCTTGAATTCGTCGGATTCTCGATGGTGGCGATTTCTAGCATGATGATTGCATATCAAGTGAGCAAGTTCATCCTTGAAGTTCCCACTGGCTATATTGCCGATAGGTTTGGACGAAAGACAAGTGGTCTCGTTGGCGTCGTGGGGATGCTTGGATACTACGCCGCCCTGCTTCTCGTCCGTTCTCCTCTGCTTTTAATCGGCGCGTTTGCTCTCAAAGGTTTTGCCGCTGCATGTATGAGCGGGTCCATGGAAGCGATTTACATTGACAGCGTCTCTCTGGACCAGCTCGTAAGGCTTAATGTCGTTGAGCGATTTGTTTTCTATGCCTCTTATGCCCTCTCCGCTTGTGTGGGCGGTTTCATTTCGTCCGCTGGCGCGTATCTCATTGGTCTTTTGGCAGATATCATCGCAATGGTGTTGACGTTGGTTGTCGTTGTCTGCATTCCTGAGATGCGAAGAGGGGACACTACAGCGACACCTAAGCGTGGAATTAGCCCGAAGATGATCGGTGCCGCTATTGCGCGTAACGGCATTCTTCGTTCAGCGTTCATCATGGACTGCTCTCAGGCATTTGCTTTTGTCGCCCTGGAAGACTTTTTCTCACTGTTGCTTGCGGGTCGCGGAATGAATGCCGTCGCTTCGGGTGTGATCATTGCGGTCCAGCTTCTTGCCTCGGCCTCCATGGGGCTTATTGTGCCCAGTGTGATTGCTCATGTCGACAAGGGCCGTTTTGCGCGTATTTGCGGCATCGTGCGCCTTTCCCTGGCTGCTCTGTTTTTGATTCCCTTTACTCCGGTCTATTTGCTGCCCGTGTTCTATGTACTGCAGACGGTCGCGTACTCGTTATTTGCTCCAATTAAATACTCAATTTTTCAAAATGCTGTCGATTCTTCGATGCGCTGTTCACTGATTTCGGTCCAAAGCCAGATGGTGGCGGTGGGTGCCATCCTTTTCTATCTGTTCAATGCTGCGTTGAGCAGCATCGCGGGCATTCGAGTCGTATTGCTTGTTGCGCTCGGGATTTCTTCCCTGGTGTATATCCCCGCGCTATTTCGTCTTACAAGTCAAAGGCCATGA